In Stigmatella erecta, a genomic segment contains:
- a CDS encoding putative toxin-antitoxin system toxin component, PIN family has protein sequence MTERIAHMPPSPPTPQAPLSLILDTNVVLDMLLFNDPLTRGLSEALSVDKLIAWADRDTLTELERVLTFRDFPREGVNRDALLERYRRLVRLAPEATARPAGVPRCRDRSDQKFLELAARTGAHWLVSKDRQVLSLADRRGLPFEILSLRQASARLAALSG, from the coding sequence GTGACAGAGCGCATCGCCCACATGCCCCCCTCGCCACCCACCCCTCAGGCACCGCTGTCGTTGATCCTCGATACCAACGTCGTCCTCGACATGCTGCTCTTCAATGATCCTCTCACGCGCGGCCTGAGTGAAGCCCTCTCAGTGGACAAACTCATCGCGTGGGCGGACCGGGACACGCTCACGGAGCTGGAGCGCGTGCTCACCTTTCGTGACTTCCCCCGCGAGGGTGTGAACCGTGACGCCCTCCTCGAGCGCTACCGGAGGCTGGTGCGCCTGGCGCCGGAGGCCACGGCGCGGCCCGCGGGGGTGCCGCGCTGCCGGGACCGGAGTGACCAGAAGTTCCTGGAGCTGGCGGCGCGCACGGGGGCGCACTGGCTGGTGAGCAAGGACCGCCAGGTGCTCTCGCTCGCCGATCGGCGGGGGCTGCCGTTCGAAATCCTCAGCCTCCGGCAGGCCTCCGCGCGGCTGGCGGCCCTCAGCGGCTGA